The following coding sequences lie in one Sulfuricurvum sp. genomic window:
- a CDS encoding uroporphyrinogen-III synthase, which translates to MRPVYLISKTPYEGVIHIPILTISFLNPTIDFTQYEGIILTSKQALIALEKYTFTWDTLHCICVSESTAEAARQAGAVHVETGDGYGKSIPGMLSAKKRNGKWLYLRPKVIASEWVETARGQGIPIDEAVVYETTCNKEANTYHIEKDAVLVFTSPSSIKCFCALYSILPTHSIVAIGKTTQSAFQNAKEVFVSPQASVASAVQLAQEIAQNSSPF; encoded by the coding sequence TTGCGCCCTGTTTATCTCATCTCCAAGACTCCCTATGAGGGCGTCATCCATATCCCTATCCTTACGATCTCATTTTTAAATCCTACTATCGATTTTACCCAGTATGAGGGGATTATTCTCACCTCCAAACAAGCACTAATCGCTTTAGAAAAGTACACATTTACATGGGATACCCTACACTGTATCTGTGTATCAGAAAGTACGGCTGAAGCGGCGCGACAAGCAGGTGCCGTGCATGTAGAGACAGGTGACGGTTACGGAAAATCGATTCCGGGTATGTTGAGTGCAAAAAAACGCAATGGCAAATGGCTCTATCTTCGTCCGAAAGTGATTGCATCCGAATGGGTTGAAACGGCCAGAGGGCAGGGAATACCTATTGATGAAGCCGTTGTGTATGAAACAACCTGCAATAAAGAGGCAAATACATATCACATTGAAAAAGATGCCGTTTTAGTTTTTACATCGCCATCATCGATTAAGTGCTTTTGCGCATTGTATTCTATCCTGCCGACACATAGCATTGTCGCTATAGGAAAAACGACTCAGAGTGCTTTTCAAAATGCGAAAGAGGTCTTTGTAAGTCCCCAAGCCAGTGTCGCTTCAGCCGTACAGCTGGCACAAGAAATTGCGCAAAATTCATCACCCTTTTAA
- the guaA gene encoding glutamine-hydrolyzing GMP synthase yields MKDVSIIVLDFGSQYTQLIARRLREDKIYCEVLPYHTKIDAIKAKNPQGIILSGGPSSVYNKDAYEVDQGVYALGIPVLGICYGMQRIAVDFGGSVIRSDHHEYGKAELTIDMTQHSVLFEGCEDERVVWMSHSDKVDVLPEGFVPIAYSPNSPYAAIANEAKMVYAMQYHPEVNHSEEGYLMLRNFARKICGITEKWDMGHFLKEQIVKIRAQVGEGKVLCALSGGVDSSVVAALLYEAIGNQLIPVFVDNGLLRKGERDSVENIFKVHLKVPLVVADASEIFLGKLAGVTDPETKRKIIGHTFIEVFEAEAKKHDGIKFLAQGTLYPDVIESVSVNGPSVTIKSHHNVGGLPDWMDFELIEPLRDLFKDEVRKLGLELGLPDSLVNRHPFPGPGLGIRIMGEVNKPDLDLLREADAILLDELKASGYYTKTWQAFAVLLNVKSVGVMGDNRTYDNTVCVRVVEAVDGMTATFAHLPHTLLERISRRIINEVDGINRVVYDISSKPPATIEWE; encoded by the coding sequence GTGAAAGATGTCAGTATCATCGTCCTCGATTTCGGCTCCCAGTACACTCAGCTGATCGCTCGCCGTTTGCGCGAAGACAAAATCTATTGTGAAGTCCTTCCTTATCACACGAAAATTGATGCGATCAAAGCGAAAAATCCGCAAGGAATTATCCTCAGCGGCGGTCCTTCATCGGTGTATAACAAAGATGCTTATGAAGTCGATCAAGGAGTCTATGCTCTTGGAATCCCTGTTTTAGGGATTTGTTACGGTATGCAGCGTATTGCCGTTGACTTTGGCGGTTCGGTTATCCGAAGTGATCATCACGAATACGGCAAAGCGGAACTCACCATTGATATGACACAGCACTCTGTCCTTTTTGAAGGGTGTGAAGACGAACGTGTTGTATGGATGAGCCATTCCGATAAAGTAGATGTATTGCCGGAAGGTTTTGTTCCGATCGCCTATTCGCCGAATTCTCCGTACGCGGCAATTGCCAATGAAGCAAAAATGGTTTACGCGATGCAGTATCACCCTGAGGTTAACCACTCGGAAGAGGGATACTTGATGCTTCGTAATTTTGCCCGTAAAATCTGCGGTATCACCGAAAAATGGGATATGGGACATTTCCTCAAAGAACAAATTGTCAAAATCCGTGCTCAGGTCGGAGAAGGAAAAGTTCTTTGTGCTCTCAGCGGCGGAGTTGATTCATCTGTTGTCGCGGCATTATTGTACGAAGCAATCGGGAATCAGTTGATTCCTGTATTTGTCGATAACGGGCTTCTTCGAAAAGGAGAGCGTGATTCGGTTGAGAATATTTTCAAAGTGCATCTCAAAGTTCCTCTCGTTGTAGCAGATGCTTCGGAAATTTTCCTTGGAAAATTAGCAGGGGTAACCGATCCGGAAACTAAACGCAAAATTATCGGACATACCTTTATCGAAGTGTTTGAAGCGGAAGCAAAAAAACACGACGGGATCAAATTCCTTGCACAAGGGACATTGTATCCGGACGTTATCGAATCGGTTTCGGTCAACGGGCCTTCCGTAACTATCAAATCACACCATAATGTTGGCGGATTGCCGGATTGGATGGATTTTGAATTGATTGAACCTCTTCGCGATCTCTTTAAAGACGAAGTACGTAAACTCGGTCTTGAACTTGGTCTGCCGGATTCGCTTGTTAACCGTCATCCGTTCCCTGGGCCTGGTCTTGGAATCCGAATTATGGGTGAAGTGAACAAACCGGATCTTGATTTACTTCGCGAAGCCGATGCGATTTTGCTCGATGAGTTGAAAGCAAGCGGTTATTACACTAAAACATGGCAGGCATTTGCAGTTCTTCTTAATGTTAAATCAGTCGGTGTTATGGGCGATAACCGTACGTATGACAACACGGTATGTGTCCGTGTCGTCGAAGCGGTGGACGGTATGACGGCAACGTTTGCCCATCTTCCTCATACGTTGTTGGAGCGTATCAGTCGTCGTATCATCAACGAAGTGGACGGGATAAATCGTGTCGTATATGACATCAGTTCCAAACCGCCTGCAACGATCGAGTGGGAATAA
- a CDS encoding TIGR00341 family protein — translation MTNTEEHRFWLNAKAMLRERLSLTDDKAEDTVIDERIRSDVHMKGANLWILMFAIFVASIGLNVNSTAVIIGAMLISPLMGPIMGIGYGAGINDFTLIRQAFKNLAIATLIGLLTSTLYFLISPLDTAQSELLARTTPTVWDVLIGLFGGLAGIVAATRKEKSNVIPGVAIATALMPPLCTAGFGLATGHWNYFFGAFYLYTINFVFIALSAFLIVRAFNISEKKYVDPDVAKRAQRYIIVVAILTIIPSSYLAYQLVSKEVFKAKATAFVNDQLNFKNTNVAQVRIDPQTEEVKVFLIGDYIPQSELNNISARLASAGLEKAKLKVYQNGEQEGIDMSTLKADIITDLYRNTKADLQEKEKKIAQLKEKLQLLSHNREYYTAIPNELQTLFPKVHNVILSENYDSAAAEHNISATRLILNADAKKRLTRSERQKIEVWLKMRTKSDNVKIIIH, via the coding sequence ATGACCAATACTGAAGAACACCGTTTTTGGTTAAATGCCAAAGCGATGCTACGGGAACGATTAAGCCTTACCGATGATAAGGCCGAAGATACGGTAATTGATGAGCGTATTCGAAGTGATGTACACATGAAAGGGGCAAACTTATGGATTTTAATGTTTGCTATTTTTGTTGCATCGATCGGGCTCAACGTCAATTCTACCGCTGTTATTATCGGGGCAATGTTGATTTCACCGCTTATGGGACCCATCATGGGGATCGGCTATGGCGCCGGAATCAATGATTTTACCCTTATTCGTCAAGCATTTAAAAATTTAGCAATTGCGACGCTGATCGGTCTGTTGACATCAACGCTCTATTTTTTGATCTCACCCCTGGATACGGCCCAATCGGAACTTTTGGCACGGACGACACCGACCGTATGGGATGTATTAATCGGCCTTTTCGGCGGATTGGCAGGTATTGTTGCGGCAACCCGAAAAGAAAAAAGCAATGTTATTCCGGGGGTTGCAATCGCAACGGCACTGATGCCGCCGCTCTGTACGGCAGGGTTTGGACTGGCAACAGGACATTGGAACTACTTTTTCGGAGCATTCTATCTCTATACGATCAATTTTGTCTTTATCGCTTTATCCGCATTTTTAATTGTCCGTGCTTTTAACATAAGCGAAAAAAAATACGTTGATCCGGATGTGGCGAAACGGGCACAACGCTATATCATCGTTGTAGCCATTTTAACCATCATTCCAAGTTCTTATTTAGCGTATCAACTCGTCAGTAAAGAGGTTTTTAAAGCCAAAGCAACCGCTTTTGTGAATGATCAACTGAATTTTAAAAATACCAATGTGGCACAGGTAAGAATTGATCCGCAAACAGAAGAGGTAAAAGTTTTCTTGATAGGAGACTATATTCCGCAAAGTGAACTCAACAACATTAGTGCACGTCTCGCAAGCGCAGGGTTAGAAAAAGCCAAACTGAAAGTTTATCAAAACGGTGAGCAAGAGGGGATTGATATGTCAACGCTAAAGGCCGATATTATTACCGATTTGTATCGAAATACAAAAGCGGACCTTCAGGAAAAAGAGAAAAAAATCGCTCAGCTAAAAGAAAAACTACAGCTTTTATCCCATAACCGCGAATACTATACTGCGATTCCAAACGAGCTTCAAACGCTTTTCCCGAAAGTCCATAACGTCATTCTTTCAGAAAATTACGATTCGGCTGCAGCAGAGCATAATATCAGTGCAACCCGTCTCATTCTCAATGCCGATGCCAAAAAACGGCTAACTAGAAGCGAACGTCAAAAAATCGAAGTGTGGCTGAAAATGCGAACAAAATCGGACAACGTGAAAATTATTATTCACTAA
- the nadB gene encoding L-aspartate oxidase yields MRYDVVIIGSGVAGLYTAIALPKTMKVLLINKSYPWECNTYYAQGGVTTAYDDADIELHIHDTLDAGAGMCNAQAVRMMSEHSQGVIHDLIDRGFGFDKDEEGNLLYTKEAAHSRSRILHAGGDATGRHLHFFLLNQNPHPMLSDATVVDLLIENNQCCGVEVINEGKRRLIYADNVVIASGGVGSLYEYHTNASTISGDLHGICIEKGIELESMEMMQFHPTVFVANNWARKQLLSEALRGEGAHVVDENGYRFLFEYDPRGELAPRDIVSRAIYDYKQRSGKQVYLSCEDFESEYFKERFPNIYKSLNDMGFHLPKDRVPISPAFHYAVGGIKTNIDGSIPGIKGLYAAGEAASTGVHGANRLASNSLLEGLVFAQKAAESILTHPLKSCEGHFEISEEVLEFPEDKEKKDALRHIMWDNVSIVRTKKGLQHAKEAVETMLGEKIGRLLRLRLLSALSIIEGALNRTESIGVHFMVENNA; encoded by the coding sequence GTGCGTTATGATGTAGTAATTATCGGTTCGGGCGTAGCGGGGCTGTATACGGCAATTGCACTGCCAAAAACGATGAAAGTTCTGCTTATCAATAAATCCTATCCGTGGGAATGCAATACCTATTATGCCCAGGGGGGTGTAACGACGGCGTACGATGATGCAGATATCGAGCTTCATATACACGATACCCTTGACGCAGGTGCAGGGATGTGTAATGCTCAGGCAGTTCGAATGATGAGTGAGCATTCGCAAGGGGTAATCCATGATTTGATCGATCGCGGTTTCGGGTTTGATAAAGACGAAGAAGGAAATCTCCTCTATACCAAAGAAGCTGCCCATTCACGGAGTCGTATTCTCCATGCCGGTGGAGATGCTACCGGACGTCATTTACACTTTTTTCTTTTAAACCAAAACCCCCATCCGATGCTCAGTGATGCAACAGTCGTCGACTTATTGATCGAAAACAATCAATGCTGCGGTGTGGAAGTGATCAACGAAGGAAAACGTCGACTGATTTATGCGGATAATGTTGTTATTGCCAGTGGCGGTGTCGGATCGCTGTATGAATACCATACCAACGCTTCGACAATCAGCGGTGATTTGCATGGGATTTGTATTGAGAAAGGGATTGAACTTGAATCTATGGAAATGATGCAGTTTCATCCGACCGTTTTTGTCGCTAATAACTGGGCACGCAAACAGCTCCTCTCCGAAGCACTCAGGGGAGAGGGGGCACATGTCGTCGATGAAAACGGATACCGTTTTTTATTTGAGTATGATCCTCGCGGTGAACTCGCGCCCCGTGATATCGTCAGCCGAGCGATTTATGATTACAAGCAGCGAAGTGGAAAACAGGTGTATCTCTCATGCGAAGATTTTGAAAGCGAGTATTTTAAAGAGCGTTTTCCGAATATTTATAAATCGTTGAACGATATGGGGTTTCATCTGCCGAAAGATCGGGTTCCGATCTCCCCTGCTTTTCATTATGCGGTAGGTGGGATTAAAACAAATATTGACGGAAGCATACCGGGTATTAAAGGGCTTTATGCCGCAGGAGAAGCGGCATCTACGGGTGTGCATGGAGCGAATCGATTAGCAAGTAATTCTTTGCTGGAAGGCCTCGTTTTTGCTCAAAAAGCAGCAGAATCCATCTTAACACATCCGCTAAAGAGTTGTGAGGGCCATTTTGAAATTTCAGAAGAGGTACTTGAATTTCCTGAAGATAAAGAGAAAAAAGATGCCCTCCGCCATATCATGTGGGATAACGTCTCTATTGTGCGAACCAAAAAAGGCTTACAGCATGCCAAAGAGGCGGTTGAAACGATGCTCGGTGAAAAGATTGGGCGATTGTTGCGTCTTCGGCTTTTGAGTGCACTATCGATTATTGAAGGAGCATTAAATCGTACCGAATCGATAGGTGTCCATTTTATGGTAGAAAATAATGCTTAG
- the uvrC gene encoding excinuclease ABC subunit UvrC, producing MLDQIRSLPHQAGIYQYLDEKGRILYIGKAKNLSKRVKSYFNLTPTLSPKMTLSLRIQKMLSETVGLHYIIVENEHDALILENSLIKQLKPKYNILLRDDKTYPYLYVDMEEPYPRFELTRKIIKGKGVRYFGPFSVGARDILDSLYELLKLVQKKSCLKGKKGCLFYQMEQCLAPCEFPIPRETYLPMVMQGIEWIQNKRRLIKQLETKMEFYSESLRFEEALVLRDRIERISKSELTSQIDMASNENYDVFAIAMNETRACILRLFIRGGKVASSTHDFLPLSLSFSLDEAYERTLIGFYGNEKPPIIAPILTAHPFESREWVHEHLTALFGKKASIETPQRGGKKELIDLALTNAHELLRTQQPSNESLLYTLQELFKLEILPRRIEIFDNSHFGGTATVGAMVVYDNGHFDKKGYRTFHLHVRDEYGQMSEMLRRRIEGFADNPPPDLWVLDGGETLRALAVDLLKSHGIHLDVIAISKEKIDAKAHRAKGSARDILHTDEETLRLESTDKRLQFVQMLRDEAHRSALTFHKKSKLKLDQHSKLLSTHGISQAKIHKLLEYYGTFEAIAKSDFETLRELIGVNDAKNIQNCYQEEMSK from the coding sequence ATGCTTGATCAAATTCGCTCTCTTCCGCATCAAGCGGGAATTTATCAATACCTTGATGAAAAAGGGAGAATTCTCTACATCGGAAAAGCAAAAAATCTCTCGAAACGGGTTAAAAGCTATTTTAATCTCACTCCGACACTCTCACCTAAAATGACATTATCATTACGAATTCAAAAAATGCTTTCCGAAACAGTAGGATTGCATTACATCATTGTCGAAAATGAACATGACGCCCTCATCCTGGAAAATTCTCTTATCAAACAGCTCAAACCAAAATACAATATCCTTCTTCGCGATGATAAAACCTACCCCTACCTCTACGTCGATATGGAAGAACCTTACCCCCGATTCGAACTCACCCGCAAAATCATCAAGGGCAAAGGAGTCCGCTATTTCGGCCCTTTTTCTGTAGGGGCACGGGATATTCTCGATTCTCTTTACGAATTGCTGAAACTGGTACAGAAAAAAAGCTGCCTAAAAGGGAAAAAGGGGTGCTTGTTTTATCAGATGGAACAGTGTCTTGCCCCGTGTGAATTTCCTATCCCTCGCGAAACCTATCTTCCGATGGTCATGCAGGGGATCGAGTGGATACAAAACAAACGGCGTCTTATCAAACAACTTGAAACGAAAATGGAGTTTTATTCCGAGTCGCTCCGGTTTGAAGAAGCACTTGTGTTGAGAGATCGGATCGAACGGATCAGTAAAAGTGAACTTACTTCCCAAATCGATATGGCTTCGAACGAAAACTATGATGTATTTGCCATTGCAATGAATGAAACACGAGCCTGTATACTCCGACTCTTTATTCGCGGGGGAAAAGTCGCTTCAAGTACCCATGATTTTCTCCCTCTAAGCCTCTCGTTTTCTCTTGATGAAGCGTATGAACGGACATTAATAGGATTTTATGGAAATGAAAAACCTCCTATAATCGCACCTATCCTAACCGCTCATCCGTTTGAATCCCGTGAATGGGTTCATGAACATCTCACTGCTCTTTTCGGAAAAAAAGCGTCCATTGAAACACCTCAACGAGGAGGGAAAAAAGAGTTGATCGATCTCGCACTCACCAATGCCCACGAGCTGCTGCGGACACAACAGCCCTCAAATGAATCGCTTCTCTATACCCTTCAAGAGCTGTTCAAACTCGAGATCCTCCCAAGAAGGATCGAAATATTCGATAACTCCCATTTCGGGGGTACCGCTACTGTCGGAGCTATGGTAGTCTATGATAACGGGCACTTTGATAAAAAAGGGTATCGCACCTTTCATCTGCATGTGAGGGATGAATACGGACAAATGTCAGAGATGCTGCGTCGTCGTATCGAAGGATTTGCCGATAATCCTCCACCTGATCTTTGGGTGCTTGACGGAGGAGAAACATTACGGGCTTTAGCGGTTGATTTGTTGAAATCCCATGGAATTCATCTCGACGTCATCGCTATCAGCAAAGAGAAAATTGATGCCAAAGCACACAGGGCAAAAGGTTCCGCACGCGATATTCTCCATACCGATGAAGAGACATTACGACTCGAAAGTACCGATAAACGGCTGCAATTTGTCCAAATGCTTCGTGATGAAGCACACCGAAGCGCCCTTACATTTCATAAGAAAAGCAAACTAAAACTCGATCAGCACTCCAAACTCCTTTCGACACATGGAATTTCTCAAGCAAAAATCCATAAACTTCTTGAATATTATGGGACATTTGAAGCCATTGCAAAAAGCGATTTTGAGACACTTAGAGAACTTATCGGGGTAAATGATGCAAAAAATATCCAAAATTGTTATCAAGAAGAGATGTCTAAGTAA
- a CDS encoding PAS domain-containing protein, with product MEKTIPIDEEYLFEGRAIVSETDLNGVITFANRKFCEISGYSVDELIGQPHNIIRHPDMPKAGFEQMWKTIQAGTIWHGLVKNLRKDGRYYWVDTEVSPMYDSKGQLKGYMAARKPASRKNIEETSALYKKMLEQEQ from the coding sequence ATGGAAAAAACAATTCCAATCGACGAAGAATATCTTTTTGAAGGGCGTGCTATTGTTAGTGAAACGGATCTTAATGGGGTCATAACATTTGCCAATCGGAAATTTTGCGAAATCTCTGGCTACAGTGTTGATGAGTTGATCGGTCAGCCACATAATATCATTCGACATCCCGACATGCCTAAAGCGGGGTTCGAACAAATGTGGAAAACAATCCAGGCCGGTACTATTTGGCACGGGTTGGTTAAAAACCTCAGAAAAGACGGTCGTTATTATTGGGTCGATACAGAAGTAAGTCCTATGTATGACAGTAAAGGTCAGCTAAAAGGCTATATGGCTGCTCGAAAACCTGCATCACGAAAGAATATTGAAGAGACGTCGGCGTTATACAAAAAAATGCTTGAACAAGAGCAATAG
- a CDS encoding nitrate- and nitrite sensing domain-containing protein, translated as MQLGLRNRLRLISLLPILILFTLASYYVFNAYVSYKGAGQLQVRLEGNKQLTELINNLSRERGMTVMYMGNASPATLKSLHAQRLIVDKKIAAYEKFLASVGHTANAESERVAALNDVLTKLQNQLNQTRPIVDSQKAKFDQVFSEIYSKSQEKLISELAELAGLHFDEEINAFSSTYLSLVRASEYSSIERDYITYLLSRATPLSSDELDKWTTLMSKADMFTIEGMSDKNIQAKLKASLFSEDNTELYQDITTERSGILQVSASGKYPTQSGIWFAMISEKIDAIDGAQKILIEAMDNRALTIQQHAVQLLIIAIFVWILAVLVAVLGYFLSAEITKNIQNLESVLKRVAEDTHDSEAEALSHTINLDTAEGTAQAYALLERIIEQTLNDKQYAMEASEAKSMFLANMSHEIRTPLNGIVGFTELLKDTELHDEQREFIDIIEKSSENLLEIINNILDLSKIESNKLEIEEIVFNPMDEFESAVEVYGVRASEKHIDLACYVDPSLERPLKGDPTKIKEVIINLLSNAVKFTNSGGAISVDIRRVECDTLNRARIRFQVKDNGIGVTSEQKSRIFEAFSQADTSITRKYGGTGLGLTISSRFVELMGSKLDLESEPGNGTTFFFTLEFEEIETLNEPLKGSYSNINAVILESNTKKKLQNTYLKEYLDYFGVSYTTFHELSELKILERQVNYDLLFIDNDYTNENDILAYSSAQEQLVLITKSYYMKKIDSMGIEIFKVLYEPLNSSKIRTTLDAYDAEAFSNRKQKATRRKKFDEKNSKFAASALVAEDNVINQKLIRRTLEDLGLEITIANNGLEAFEKRKNGNFDIIFMDIQMPVLDGIEATQEILDFEEDYAQHHIPIIALTANALKGDRERFLSAGMDEYTTKPLVRAEIISLLNNFLAHKIIDIKAVPKSVDDIPLSSESSLTDEKIESQPEALIESSEVSNESLAETLEENKDTINIIAPEISEDIEAELDKDVPTNIDEYEIAPSTEMSLPEIHQSAYDADILLAKQNTLEMKLFVRILDDLGYTYKSVTTTDQFMNELTNHHYKLALFDKTLRELNLKDLYDIIRSKDSDTSLVMLIDPSVTADANDSMYVHEIIKNIVNKDLLRLVFEKFI; from the coding sequence ATGCAATTAGGACTTAGAAATCGACTCCGTCTCATCAGTCTCTTACCGATTCTGATACTTTTCACCCTTGCAAGTTACTACGTTTTCAATGCGTATGTCAGTTATAAAGGGGCCGGACAGCTTCAAGTTAGACTTGAAGGAAATAAACAGCTTACCGAATTAATCAACAATCTCTCTCGTGAACGCGGAATGACCGTGATGTATATGGGAAATGCTTCTCCGGCAACCTTAAAATCACTCCATGCCCAACGTCTTATTGTTGACAAAAAAATTGCTGCTTATGAAAAATTTTTGGCGTCAGTAGGACACACAGCCAATGCTGAAAGTGAGAGAGTAGCCGCACTTAATGACGTTTTGACCAAACTTCAAAATCAGCTCAATCAAACACGTCCTATAGTGGATTCTCAAAAAGCCAAATTTGATCAAGTCTTTTCAGAAATTTATAGTAAATCCCAAGAAAAGCTAATTAGCGAACTTGCCGAATTGGCTGGGCTCCATTTCGATGAAGAGATAAATGCTTTCTCATCCACATATCTGTCGCTTGTTCGTGCCAGTGAATACAGCAGCATCGAACGTGATTATATTACCTATCTTCTATCTCGCGCGACACCTTTAAGCAGTGATGAGTTGGACAAATGGACTACTCTTATGAGTAAAGCCGATATGTTTACAATTGAGGGGATGAGTGATAAGAATATTCAAGCCAAACTTAAAGCCTCTTTATTCAGCGAAGACAATACTGAGCTGTATCAAGATATTACAACTGAACGAAGTGGCATTCTACAAGTAAGTGCCAGTGGAAAATATCCGACTCAATCAGGTATCTGGTTTGCAATGATCTCTGAAAAAATTGATGCCATTGACGGAGCTCAAAAAATTCTGATCGAGGCAATGGATAACCGGGCTTTAACCATTCAACAACATGCTGTTCAACTTCTTATAATTGCAATTTTCGTTTGGATATTAGCCGTTTTAGTTGCTGTACTGGGTTACTTCCTCTCAGCTGAAATTACCAAAAACATCCAAAACCTTGAGTCCGTTCTCAAACGCGTTGCAGAAGATACACATGATAGTGAGGCCGAAGCACTAAGCCATACCATCAATCTTGATACGGCTGAAGGTACCGCGCAAGCGTATGCATTGCTCGAACGTATCATTGAACAAACGCTTAATGATAAACAATACGCGATGGAAGCGTCCGAAGCTAAATCGATGTTCTTGGCGAATATGTCTCATGAGATCCGTACACCATTGAACGGAATTGTTGGGTTTACTGAACTTTTAAAAGATACCGAACTGCATGATGAGCAACGCGAATTTATCGATATCATCGAAAAAAGTTCTGAAAATCTACTCGAAATTATCAATAATATCCTTGACCTTTCTAAAATCGAAAGCAATAAACTTGAAATCGAAGAGATTGTCTTTAATCCGATGGATGAGTTTGAAAGTGCCGTTGAAGTTTATGGTGTTCGCGCATCTGAAAAACATATCGACCTTGCATGTTATGTTGATCCTAGTCTTGAGCGCCCGCTAAAAGGGGATCCGACTAAAATCAAAGAGGTCATTATCAATCTCCTCAGCAATGCCGTCAAATTTACTAATAGTGGAGGGGCTATCAGCGTCGATATTCGCCGCGTAGAGTGTGATACACTTAATCGTGCTCGTATCCGCTTTCAGGTAAAAGACAACGGTATCGGTGTAACCAGTGAACAAAAATCCCGGATTTTTGAAGCCTTCTCCCAAGCAGACACATCGATTACACGTAAATACGGTGGAACAGGATTGGGCCTTACTATTTCGAGCCGTTTCGTTGAGCTCATGGGTTCTAAACTCGATCTTGAAAGTGAGCCTGGCAATGGAACCACTTTCTTCTTTACCCTCGAATTTGAAGAGATCGAAACACTTAACGAACCGCTTAAAGGTTCATATTCTAATATCAATGCTGTTATACTTGAAAGTAATACCAAGAAAAAACTTCAAAATACTTACCTTAAAGAGTATTTGGATTACTTCGGTGTTAGCTATACAACTTTCCATGAATTGAGTGAGCTAAAAATACTTGAACGACAGGTTAATTACGATCTGTTGTTCATTGATAACGACTATACTAATGAGAACGATATCCTTGCATACTCTTCTGCGCAAGAACAGTTGGTACTTATTACAAAATCGTACTACATGAAAAAAATCGATTCCATGGGAATCGAGATTTTCAAAGTTCTTTACGAGCCACTAAATAGCTCTAAAATCCGTACAACGTTAGATGCCTATGATGCAGAAGCGTTCAGTAACCGTAAACAAAAAGCAACCCGACGTAAAAAATTCGATGAGAAAAACTCTAAATTTGCAGCCAGTGCATTGGTTGCAGAAGATAATGTCATCAATCAAAAACTCATCCGTCGCACATTAGAAGATTTGGGTCTAGAAATCACCATTGCCAACAATGGACTTGAAGCTTTTGAAAAACGTAAAAACGGTAATTTCGATATCATTTTCATGGATATCCAAATGCCGGTACTTGATGGGATTGAAGCAACTCAAGAAATTTTGGATTTTGAAGAGGATTATGCACAACACCATATTCCAATTATTGCACTAACAGCCAATGCACTCAAAGGTGATCGTGAACGATTCCTCTCTGCCGGTATGGATGAATATACTACCAAACCGTTAGTGCGTGCCGAAATCATTTCATTACTCAATAATTTTTTAGCGCATAAAATCATTGATATTAAAGCCGTTCCAAAATCGGTTGATGATATTCCTTTGTCTTCTGAATCTTCTTTAACTGATGAAAAGATCGAATCACAGCCAGAGGCTCTTATAGAATCATCTGAGGTATCCAACGAATCCTTAGCTGAAACTCTTGAGGAAAATAAAGATACAATTAATATAATCGCCCCTGAAATTTCTGAAGATATAGAAGCAGAATTAGATAAAGATGTGCCAACAAATATTGATGAATATGAAATTGCTCCAAGTACTGAAATGAGTTTACCAGAAATTCATCAATCGGCTTATGATGCAGATATATTATTGGCTAAGCAAAATACATTAGAGATGAAGCTCTTTGTACGTATTTTAGATGATTTGGGCTATACCTATAAAAGTGTTACTACAACTGATCAATTTATGAATGAACTTACAAATCATCACTATAAACTTGCATTATTTGATAAAACACTTCGAGAGCTAAATCTGAAGGATCTGTATGATATAATCAGATCGAAAGATAGTGACACTTCACTTGTAATGCTTATTGATCCAAGCGTAACAGCGGATGCGAATGATAGTATGTATGTACATGAAATAATCAAAAATATCGTTAACAAAGACTTACTCCGTCTTGTTTTTGAAAAATTTATTTAA